Proteins encoded within one genomic window of Bradyrhizobium sp. 186:
- the rplV gene encoding 50S ribosomal protein L22 → MSKPKRERSLAENEAKAVARMLRVSPQKLNLVAQLIRGRKASAALADLQFSRKRIAVDVKKCLESAIANAENNHDLDVDDLVVTQAFVGNGLVMKRFAPRGRGRSGRVYKPFSQLTIIVRQVEAEAAA, encoded by the coding sequence ATGAGCAAACCTAAGCGCGAACGGAGCCTCGCCGAGAACGAGGCCAAGGCGGTCGCCCGGATGCTGCGGGTGAGCCCGCAGAAGCTCAATCTGGTCGCCCAGCTCATTCGCGGCCGGAAGGCGTCTGCCGCGCTCGCCGACCTGCAGTTTTCGCGCAAGCGGATCGCGGTCGACGTCAAGAAGTGCCTGGAGTCGGCAATCGCCAACGCCGAGAACAACCACGACCTGGACGTCGACGATCTCGTCGTGACCCAGGCTTTCGTCGGCAACGGCCTCGTGATGAAGCGCTTTGCCCCGCGCGGCCGTGGCCGCTCGGGTCGCGTGTACAAACCATTTTCGCAGCTGACGATCATTGTTCGTCAGGTCGAAGCCGAAGCGGCCGCCTAA
- the rplD gene encoding 50S ribosomal protein L4 — MELKVTTLEGKEAGSVQLSDTIFGLEPRQDIIARCVQWQLNKRQAGTHKAKGRAEIWRTGKKMYKQKGTGGARHGSARVPQFRGGGRAFGPVVRSHATDLPKKVRALALKHALSAKAKDGDLLVIDKAALEAAKTKALIGHFSGLGLTNALIIDGAELNNGFAAAARNIPNMDVLPIQGINVYDILRRRKLVLTKAAIDALEARFK, encoded by the coding sequence ATGGAATTGAAGGTCACGACCCTCGAGGGCAAGGAAGCCGGCTCGGTCCAGCTTTCCGACACCATTTTCGGCCTTGAGCCGCGCCAGGACATCATTGCGCGTTGCGTGCAGTGGCAGCTCAACAAGCGTCAGGCCGGCACGCACAAGGCCAAGGGCCGCGCCGAGATCTGGCGCACCGGCAAGAAGATGTACAAGCAGAAGGGCACCGGTGGTGCTCGTCACGGCTCGGCCCGCGTGCCGCAGTTCCGCGGCGGCGGCCGTGCCTTCGGTCCGGTGGTGCGTTCGCACGCCACCGACCTGCCGAAGAAGGTCCGCGCGCTTGCGCTCAAGCATGCACTGTCGGCGAAGGCCAAGGACGGCGATCTCCTGGTGATCGACAAGGCCGCGCTGGAAGCCGCCAAGACCAAGGCACTGATCGGTCACTTCTCCGGCCTCGGGCTCACCAACGCGCTGATCATCGACGGCGCCGAGCTCAACAACGGCTTTGCCGCTGCGGCCCGCAACATCCCGAACATGGACGTGCTGCCGATCCAGGGCATCAACGTCTATGACATCCTGCGCCGTCGGAAGCTTGTTCTGACCAAGGCCGCCATCGATGCGCTGGAGGCGCGCTTCAAATGA
- the rplP gene encoding 50S ribosomal protein L16, translating into MMQPKKTKFRKAHKGRIHGVATSGATLAFGQFGLKATEPERVTARQIEAARRALTRHMKRAGRVWIRVFPDVPVSKKPAEVRMGSGKGAPELWVARVKPGRVLFEIDGVNTQTAREALTLAAAKLPIKTRFVERIAE; encoded by the coding sequence ATGATGCAACCTAAGAAAACGAAGTTCCGGAAGGCGCATAAGGGCCGTATCCACGGCGTGGCGACTTCGGGCGCGACGTTGGCGTTCGGCCAGTTCGGCCTGAAAGCGACCGAGCCTGAGCGCGTCACCGCGCGCCAGATCGAGGCCGCCCGCCGCGCGCTGACCCGCCACATGAAGCGCGCCGGCCGTGTCTGGATCCGCGTATTCCCCGACGTTCCCGTGTCGAAGAAGCCTGCCGAAGTCCGCATGGGCTCGGGCAAGGGCGCGCCGGAACTGTGGGTCGCGCGCGTCAAGCCGGGCCGGGTGCTGTTCGAGATCGACGGCGTCAACACCCAGACTGCACGCGAGGCGCTGACCCTGGCGGCAGCCAAGCTGCCGATCAAGACGCGCTTCGTCGAGCGCATTGCGGAGTAA
- the rplB gene encoding 50S ribosomal protein L2: MALKTFNPTTPGQRQLVMVDRSALYKGKPVKALTEGKHSSGGRNNTGRITVRFRGGGHKRTLRTVDFRRDKIDVPATVERLEYDPNRTGFIALIKYEDGEQAYILAPQRLAVGDTIIAGNYVDVKPGNVMPLGNMPVGTIIHNIETKIGKGGQLARSAGTYAQLVGRDQDYVIIRLNSGEQRLVHGRCRGTIGAVSNPDHMNTSIGKAGRTRWMGRRPHNRGVSMNPIDHPHGGGEGRTSGGRHPVTPWGKPTKGKKTRSNKSTNKFILLSRHKRKK; the protein is encoded by the coding sequence ATGGCACTGAAGACATTCAATCCCACGACCCCGGGCCAGCGCCAGCTGGTCATGGTCGATCGTTCGGCGCTCTACAAGGGCAAGCCGGTCAAGGCTCTCACCGAAGGCAAGCACTCCTCGGGCGGCCGCAACAACACCGGTCGCATCACCGTGCGCTTCCGCGGCGGCGGTCATAAGAGGACGCTGCGCACCGTCGACTTCAGGCGCGACAAGATCGACGTACCCGCGACCGTCGAGCGGCTGGAATACGATCCGAACCGCACCGGCTTCATCGCGCTGATCAAGTACGAGGACGGCGAGCAGGCCTACATCCTGGCGCCGCAGCGCCTGGCGGTGGGTGACACCATCATCGCCGGCAACTATGTCGACGTGAAGCCGGGCAACGTCATGCCGCTCGGCAACATGCCGGTCGGCACGATCATCCACAACATCGAGACCAAGATCGGGAAGGGCGGCCAGCTCGCCCGCTCCGCCGGTACCTATGCCCAGCTCGTTGGTCGCGACCAGGACTACGTGATCATCCGCCTGAACTCGGGCGAGCAGCGCCTGGTGCACGGCCGTTGCCGCGGCACGATCGGCGCGGTGTCGAACCCGGATCACATGAACACCTCGATCGGCAAGGCCGGCCGCACGCGTTGGATGGGCCGTCGTCCGCACAACCGCGGCGTCTCGATGAACCCGATCGACCATCCGCACGGCGGTGGTGAAGGTCGTACCTCGGGCGGCCGCCACCCGGTCACCCCGTGGGGCAAGCCGACCAAGGGCAAGAAGACCCGCTCCAACAAGTCGACCAACAAATTCATTCTCCTAAGCCGCCACAAGCGGAAGAAGTAA
- the rpsS gene encoding 30S ribosomal protein S19, whose protein sequence is MVRSVWKGPFVEGSLLKKADAARASGRHDVIKIWSRRSTILPQFVGLTFGVYNGQKHVPVAVNEEMVGHKFGEFSPTRTFHGHSGDKKAKKA, encoded by the coding sequence ATGGTTCGTTCAGTCTGGAAAGGCCCGTTCGTCGAAGGCTCTCTGCTCAAGAAAGCAGATGCCGCGCGCGCGTCCGGCCGTCACGACGTCATCAAGATCTGGAGCCGTCGCTCGACCATCCTGCCGCAGTTCGTCGGCCTGACCTTCGGCGTTTACAACGGCCAGAAGCATGTGCCGGTGGCGGTCAACGAGGAAATGGTCGGTCACAAGTTCGGCGAGTTCTCGCCGACCCGGACCTTCCATGGCCACTCCGGCGACAAGAAAGCCAAGAAGGCTTGA
- a CDS encoding 50S ribosomal protein L23 — protein sequence MTKNIEPRHYDVIVAPVVTEKATLASEHNKVLFKVAAKATKPQIKEAIEKLFDVKVKSVNTLVRKGKTKIFRGNLGSQSNTKRAIVTLEEGHRIDVTTGL from the coding sequence ATGACGAAGAACATCGAGCCTCGCCATTACGACGTGATCGTCGCTCCGGTCGTCACCGAAAAGGCGACGTTGGCGTCAGAGCACAACAAGGTCCTGTTCAAGGTGGCCGCGAAAGCGACCAAGCCGCAGATCAAGGAAGCGATCGAGAAGCTGTTCGACGTCAAGGTCAAGAGCGTCAACACGCTGGTCCGCAAGGGCAAGACCAAGATCTTCCGCGGCAATCTCGGCTCGCAGTCGAACACCAAGCGCGCGATCGTGACTCTCGAAGAGGGTCACCGGATCGACGTGACCACCGGTCTGTAA
- the rpsC gene encoding 30S ribosomal protein S3: MGQKINPIGLRLGINRTWDSRWFAGKQEYGKLLHEDVKIREILHKELKQAAVARIVIERPHKKCRVTIHSARPGVVIGKKGADIDKLRKKVADITSSDVVINIVEIRKPELDATLVAESIAQQLERRVAFRRAMKRAVQSAMRLGAEGIRINCSGRLGGAEIARMEWYREGRVPLHTLRADIDYGVATAFTTFGTCGVKVWIFKGEILEHDPMAQDKRMAEGETGGGGGGGRQRRDNAAA; the protein is encoded by the coding sequence ATGGGTCAAAAGATCAATCCGATCGGTCTGCGTCTCGGCATCAACCGGACCTGGGATTCCCGCTGGTTCGCCGGCAAGCAGGAATACGGCAAGTTGCTGCATGAGGACGTCAAGATCCGTGAGATCCTGCACAAGGAGCTCAAGCAGGCTGCCGTCGCCCGCATCGTGATCGAGCGTCCGCACAAGAAGTGCCGCGTCACCATCCACTCGGCTCGTCCGGGCGTGGTGATCGGCAAGAAGGGCGCCGACATCGACAAGCTGCGCAAGAAGGTGGCGGACATCACCTCGTCCGACGTCGTCATCAACATCGTCGAGATCCGCAAGCCGGAGCTCGATGCGACGCTGGTGGCCGAGTCGATCGCGCAGCAGCTCGAGCGCCGCGTGGCGTTCCGCCGCGCCATGAAGCGCGCCGTTCAGTCGGCGATGCGTCTCGGCGCGGAAGGCATCCGCATCAACTGCTCGGGTCGTCTGGGCGGTGCGGAAATCGCGCGCATGGAGTGGTATCGCGAAGGTCGCGTGCCGCTGCACACGCTGCGCGCCGACATCGACTACGGCGTCGCGACCGCGTTCACGACCTTCGGCACCTGCGGCGTCAAGGTCTGGATCTTCAAGGGCGAGATCCTCGAGCACGATCCGATGGCCCAGGACAAGAGAATGGCCGAGGGTGAGACTGGTGGCGGTGGTGGCGGCGGCCGACAGCGCCGTGACAACGCTGCGGCCTGA
- the rplC gene encoding 50S ribosomal protein L3, which yields MRSGVIAQKVGMTRVFTEAGEHIPVTVLKLGNCQVVAHRTEEKNGYVALQLGSGSRKTVYLPKAERGQFAVAKVEPKRQVEEFRVSADAMIPVGAEILADHFVVGQFVDVTGTSVGKGFAGGMKRWNFGGLRATHGVSVSHRSIGSTGGRQDPGKTWKNKKMPGHMGVDRITTLNLRVVQTDVERGLILVEGAVPGSKGGWIRVRDAVKKPLPKEAPKPGKFKVAGGEAEAAAQQEGA from the coding sequence ATGCGCTCCGGAGTGATCGCACAAAAGGTCGGGATGACGCGGGTCTTTACAGAGGCCGGCGAACATATCCCCGTGACCGTGCTGAAGCTCGGCAATTGCCAAGTCGTAGCCCACCGCACTGAAGAGAAGAACGGCTACGTCGCGCTCCAGCTCGGGTCTGGCAGCCGCAAGACCGTGTATCTGCCCAAGGCAGAGCGCGGCCAGTTTGCGGTCGCCAAGGTCGAGCCGAAGCGGCAGGTCGAGGAGTTCCGCGTCTCCGCGGATGCCATGATCCCCGTTGGTGCCGAGATCCTCGCCGATCATTTCGTCGTCGGCCAGTTCGTCGACGTCACCGGCACCTCGGTCGGCAAGGGCTTTGCCGGCGGCATGAAGCGCTGGAACTTCGGCGGTCTGCGCGCCACCCACGGCGTGTCGGTCTCGCATCGCTCGATCGGTTCGACCGGCGGCCGTCAGGATCCCGGCAAGACCTGGAAGAACAAGAAGATGCCCGGCCACATGGGTGTCGACCGCATCACCACGCTTAACCTTCGCGTCGTCCAGACCGATGTCGAGCGCGGCCTGATCCTCGTCGAAGGCGCCGTTCCCGGCTCCAAGGGCGGCTGGATCCGCGTGCGCGACGCCGTCAAGAAGCCGCTGCCGAAGGAAGCTCCGAAGCCCGGCAAGTTCAAGGTTGCGGGTGGCGAAGCCGAGGCTGCGGCCCAGCAAGAGGGTGCGTGA
- the rpmC gene encoding 50S ribosomal protein L29: MAQMKIEDIRALSPDQQDDAVLNLKKERFNLRFQRATGQLENTSRLREARRDIARIKTIAAQQRAKKK, translated from the coding sequence ATGGCCCAGATGAAAATCGAAGACATCCGCGCGTTGAGCCCCGACCAGCAGGATGACGCCGTCCTGAACCTGAAGAAGGAGCGCTTCAACCTGCGCTTCCAGCGCGCCACCGGGCAGCTCGAGAACACCTCGCGCCTGCGCGAGGCCCGCCGCGACATCGCCCGGATCAAGACCATCGCCGCGCAGCAGCGCGCGAAGAAGAAGTAA